The following DNA comes from Candidatus Stoquefichus sp. SB1.
TAATAGAATAATCATCAAATTAAACATTATTTTTCCCTCTTTTCGACATATGATTATATTATATATATCATGAAAATTGGGAGAATACAATTTATTTCTTGATGACAAGTGTATTTGCTATTTTGTCATGAAAAGCTTGTGACATTGGCTGAAAATATGCATAACCAATAGAGATGATTGTAAGAGCATAAGCAATATATTTGAGTGGTGTCACAAAATGTACTAAGCCAAATAATGGCAGCAATTTTCTTAAATATGTTGCGGTTATCACAATCCCACCTTCTAAAATAACAGCGCCAAACAATTCTCTTTTGATCATTGTTAGTAATGTCACGTCATGAGTATCTTGATCAATAACCTGTATTTTACATAATTTCTTTCCTAATGTTTGACCTTTCCATACAAAACTAGGAATAATAACATAATAAATAATACCAATGATAATCGCATATACACCAAGTAATAAACCAATTTGAAAACTATATTCATTCAATTCAAACATATAAGGTTGTAGATAATCATCACCACGAAAATAAAACGTAATAGGAATAACAGCAAGCATGTTGGTTAAATACCAATCTATCACCATAGCAAAAAATCTACGCATTCTTATTTCAATTACATCATATTTATTCATTGTTAATTTTTTATGAGCCATTTTCTTTACCTCACTTTCTGTATGGAGATGAGTATATCAATCTTCATACAAGATACCAATTTATTTCCATAACATCAAAAACTTTTCCAAATGATGGAAAAGTTTTTAAAAAGAGATTAAAGTCTTTTGTAATCTTCCATGTTTAATAAAGATGCTGCTTCTTTATCACAAATGACTGTAAAATTTGGATGAAGTTTTAAGACGGTTGCTGGTAATTCATCCGTAATTGGTGAATCTAAGACTTGTTTTAAAATTTCAGCTTTTTCTTTACCAGTCACAATCATAACCAGATGTTTAACACGCATTAAACTTTTTGGTCCCATTGACAAAGTTACAGGTAAATGTGGTTTCGCTGGATACGTTGGATTAGCAGCGTTTTTTGTTTGACGATCCATAGGATATGTATAACTGTCCATTGGTGTACATCTTGGGCAGTTACTGCAGAAATGTCCATCGAATCCTAAACCGATTAACATCACATCAAGACCACCTGCATCACGAATTTCCTTATCGTATGTTTCCCAATTTTCCATAGTTGTTGTATGAATTCTTTCTTCTGGAATATGGGCATCCTTAAAGAATAATTCTTGCATTTCTTCCCAGTTGGGACCATAAGGTTTATCAAGATATGGTGCTTCATCAAATAAATAGTATTCAATATCTTTGAATTTCTCCTGATCTTTGACATAAGGAATCATCATTTTGTACAAATTGATTGGGGATCTTCCAGCAGTTAAAGAAATATTAACTCTTTTATCCTGCATCATTGTACCTAGTAAAATGTGCATTGCACTTTCACTCATTTTTTGTTCATTTTCTTCAATAATTAATTTCATAAATTTTTTCCTCCTTAGTGTTAAGGATAAGACTCACACAGGCCCTATTATATAGAAGTCAATCATCAAAAAACAATTCATTTCCACAAGTTGGAAATATTTTCGACAATATGGAAAACAGTTGAAATGATGGACTTAACAATCATATAATCATGGTACAGTTCAAGAAGGGAGGAACATTTATGAAATTTATGGAAAGATTTAATGCTCTTGCTGATCGTACACTTGTACCACTTGCAAACAAGTTAGGAAATCAAAGGCATTTAGCAGCTATTCGTGATGGAATGGTTGTCGCAATTCCATTATCTATTTTAGGAGGGGTCTGCTTAATTATTTCAACACCACCATTTAAGCCAGATACTTTACCAAATTGGGGATTCTTTAGTGATTTATTGATGGGTTGGTACAATTGGGCACAAGCCAATAAAGCGATGCTACAATTGCCATACAATATGACAATGGCATTAATGGGGCTGTTTGTTGCATTTGCAATTGCGTATCATTTGGCCAAGAAATATGAAATGCCAACATTAAATGCATCAATTGTTTCAACTGCTGTTTTCTTAATTGTGACATCACCAGTTGTTTCAGCTGTTCCAGCTAGTGTTATGGCAGAAGGAACAGCAGTCACTGATTTATTAGGAATGGCAGGAAATTACATA
Coding sequences within:
- a CDS encoding RDD family protein is translated as MAHKKLTMNKYDVIEIRMRRFFAMVIDWYLTNMLAVIPITFYFRGDDYLQPYMFELNEYSFQIGLLLGVYAIIIGIIYYVIIPSFVWKGQTLGKKLCKIQVIDQDTHDVTLLTMIKRELFGAVILEGGIVITATYLRKLLPLFGLVHFVTPLKYIAYALTIISIGYAYFQPMSQAFHDKIANTLVIKK
- a CDS encoding glucosamine-6-phosphate deaminase; translated protein: MKLIIEENEQKMSESAMHILLGTMMQDKRVNISLTAGRSPINLYKMMIPYVKDQEKFKDIEYYLFDEAPYLDKPYGPNWEEMQELFFKDAHIPEERIHTTTMENWETYDKEIRDAGGLDVMLIGLGFDGHFCSNCPRCTPMDSYTYPMDRQTKNAANPTYPAKPHLPVTLSMGPKSLMRVKHLVMIVTGKEKAEILKQVLDSPITDELPATVLKLHPNFTVICDKEAASLLNMEDYKRL